In Limnohabitans sp. INBF002, one genomic interval encodes:
- the nadD gene encoding nicotinate-nucleotide adenylyltransferase has translation MTQHPKRLGIFGGSFDPPHIAHLALAKHAIAQFHLNELRIIPTGDAWHKTRTLTASPHRLAMTRLAFAEVPQAVVDPREIDREGATYTFDTLQELKAEQPEADLYLFIGADQANAFKTWHRWQEILGLASVVVAQRPLDGQGGMASQWHNAVSPDVQRLDMPSLNVSATEIRAHVAKGTHPDPKMHAWLPAAVQHYIEKHSLYR, from the coding sequence GTGACGCAACACCCTAAGCGCCTAGGCATTTTTGGCGGCTCGTTTGACCCGCCGCACATCGCGCACCTTGCGCTGGCCAAGCACGCGATTGCGCAGTTTCATTTGAACGAGTTGCGCATCATCCCGACGGGCGATGCGTGGCACAAAACCCGCACGCTCACGGCGTCGCCGCATCGTCTGGCCATGACACGTTTGGCCTTTGCCGAAGTTCCACAAGCCGTGGTGGACCCGCGTGAGATCGACCGCGAAGGCGCCACCTACACCTTTGACACCCTGCAAGAGCTCAAGGCCGAGCAACCCGAAGCCGATTTGTACCTGTTCATTGGCGCAGACCAAGCGAATGCCTTCAAAACCTGGCACCGTTGGCAAGAAATTTTGGGTCTGGCCTCCGTCGTGGTGGCTCAGCGGCCGTTAGACGGGCAGGGCGGCATGGCCAGTCAGTGGCACAATGCGGTATCCCCCGACGTACAACGCTTGGATATGCCAAGCCTGAATGTGAGTGCCACCGAAATTCGTGCGCACGTTGCCAAAGGTACACATCCAGACCCGAAGATGCACGCGTGGTTGCCTGCCGCTGTGCAGCACTACATTGAAAAACACAGCCTTTACCGATAA
- the rng gene encoding ribonuclease G — MQQDILINWSPQETRVAIVETGAVQELHVERTLERGLVGNVYLGKVARVLPGMQSAFIDIGLERAAFLHVADLMSSVAARHADNDKGEPAPVVPIEKQVFEGQSLLVQVIKDPIGTKGARLSSQISIAGRLLVFLPQDQHIGVSQKIPFEQREALRKRLQGLAEAAAADGKTGGFILRTNGEDASDAELSEDIAYLRKTWARIKEASTRLPPKSLLHQDLSLLQRVLRDLVSEMTQTIRIDSSEQFQKLKTFGQEFMPSAVDKLQLYKGERPIFDLFNIDEEVGKALGRRVELKSGGYLIVDQTEALTTVDVNTGGFVGARNFDETIFKTNLEAAGAIARQLRLRNLGGIVIADFIDMTREDHREAVLAEFRKQLARDRVKTMVSGYSALGLVEMTRKRTRESLAHMLCEPCPVCDGKGSVKTARTVTYDILREILREARQFNPREFRVIASPDVIDVLLDEESQHLAGLSDFIGKPISLQAEGSMSQEQYDIVLL; from the coding sequence ATGCAACAAGACATCCTCATCAACTGGTCGCCCCAAGAAACCCGTGTGGCCATTGTGGAAACCGGCGCGGTGCAAGAGCTGCACGTCGAGCGCACGCTAGAGCGTGGCTTGGTCGGCAATGTGTATTTGGGCAAAGTGGCGCGTGTGCTGCCGGGCATGCAGTCGGCCTTCATCGACATTGGCCTAGAGCGTGCCGCGTTTTTGCATGTGGCCGACTTGATGAGCAGCGTGGCTGCGCGTCACGCCGACAACGACAAGGGCGAGCCCGCCCCTGTGGTACCCATTGAAAAGCAAGTGTTTGAAGGCCAATCCCTGTTGGTGCAAGTCATCAAAGACCCGATTGGCACCAAAGGCGCACGCTTGTCGTCGCAAATCAGCATTGCGGGCCGTTTGCTGGTGTTTTTGCCGCAAGACCAACACATTGGCGTGTCGCAAAAAATCCCGTTTGAGCAGCGCGAAGCCTTGCGCAAACGCTTGCAAGGCTTGGCCGAAGCCGCTGCAGCCGACGGCAAAACCGGCGGCTTCATCTTGCGCACCAACGGCGAAGATGCCAGCGATGCTGAGCTGAGCGAAGACATTGCCTACTTGCGCAAAACCTGGGCGCGCATCAAAGAAGCCTCTACGCGCTTGCCGCCCAAATCGCTGTTGCACCAAGACCTGAGCTTGTTGCAACGCGTGCTGCGCGATTTGGTGAGCGAGATGACGCAAACCATCCGCATTGATTCTTCCGAGCAGTTTCAGAAACTCAAAACCTTCGGCCAAGAGTTCATGCCCAGCGCGGTGGACAAGCTGCAGCTCTACAAAGGCGAGCGCCCGATTTTCGATTTGTTCAACATCGACGAAGAAGTGGGCAAGGCCCTAGGCCGTCGTGTAGAACTGAAGTCTGGCGGCTATCTCATCGTGGACCAAACCGAGGCCTTGACCACGGTGGACGTGAACACCGGCGGCTTTGTGGGCGCGCGCAACTTCGACGAAACCATTTTCAAGACCAACCTAGAAGCCGCTGGCGCGATTGCCCGCCAACTGCGCTTGCGCAACCTGGGTGGCATTGTGATTGCTGACTTCATCGACATGACGCGCGAAGACCACCGCGAGGCGGTGTTGGCCGAGTTCCGCAAACAACTGGCCCGCGACCGCGTGAAGACCATGGTGAGCGGCTATTCGGCCTTGGGTTTGGTGGAGATGACCCGCAAGCGCACCCGCGAATCGCTGGCCCACATGCTGTGCGAGCCATGCCCCGTGTGTGACGGCAAAGGCAGCGTGAAAACCGCGCGCACCGTGACGTATGACATTTTGCGCGAGATTTTGCGCGAGGCCCGTCAGTTCAACCCGCGTGAGTTTCGCGTGATTGCCTCGCCCGATGTGATTGATGTGTTGCTCGATGAAGAAAGCCAGCACTTGGCTGGCTTGAGCGACTTCATTGGCAAGCCGATTTCTTTGCAGGCGGAAGGCTCTATGTCGCAGGAGCAGTACGACATTGTGTTGCTTTAA
- a CDS encoding glycosyltransferase, with translation MSQASISGFTFIRNGVELGFPFEASIRSLLPLVDEFVVVVGKSNDDTLARIHAIGSPKIRVIETIWNERMADRGFVYAQQKMIAQFACTGDWAFYLEGDEVVHEAELANIRASVDQHHHNPAVEALVFDYFHFYGTPDFVANSPAWYRRECRLIRNTIRSYAPDGQYWLITADHKKGRNPQAALANAHIYHYGWVRSNEAMQKKLDQVSKFWSHGAPTIRYSQFDAQVLQPFTGTHPELVKPWLESSAEKSFTIDPDYKLTKREKRHRWLMKLEKAFGLDFSRKHFKLVA, from the coding sequence ATGAGCCAAGCATCCATCAGCGGTTTCACCTTCATTCGCAACGGCGTGGAGCTGGGCTTCCCGTTTGAAGCCTCCATTCGCTCGCTCCTGCCCTTGGTCGACGAGTTTGTGGTGGTGGTCGGCAAAAGCAACGACGACACCTTGGCGCGTATTCACGCCATCGGCTCACCCAAGATTCGTGTGATCGAAACCATCTGGAACGAACGCATGGCCGACCGCGGCTTTGTGTACGCCCAGCAAAAAATGATTGCGCAATTCGCCTGCACGGGCGACTGGGCGTTTTACCTGGAGGGCGACGAGGTGGTGCACGAGGCCGAACTGGCCAACATCCGCGCCAGCGTGGACCAGCACCACCACAACCCCGCGGTGGAAGCCCTGGTGTTTGACTACTTCCACTTCTACGGCACACCCGACTTCGTGGCCAACAGCCCAGCTTGGTACCGCCGCGAATGCCGCCTGATTCGCAACACCATCCGCTCGTATGCGCCAGATGGCCAGTACTGGCTCATCACGGCCGACCACAAAAAAGGCCGCAACCCGCAAGCCGCTTTGGCCAATGCGCATATCTACCACTACGGCTGGGTGCGCAGCAATGAGGCGATGCAAAAGAAGCTGGACCAAGTGAGCAAGTTTTGGTCACACGGCGCGCCCACCATTCGCTACAGCCAGTTTGACGCCCAGGTGTTGCAGCCGTTCACGGGCACGCACCCTGAGCTGGTGAAGCCTTGGTTGGAAAGCTCGGCCGAAAAGAGCTTCACGATTGACCCCGATTACAAGCTGACCAAGCGTGAGAAGCGTCACCGTTGGTTGATGAAGCTTGAGAAGGCGTTTGGACTGGACTTCAGCCGCAAGCACTTCAAGCTCGTGGCTTAA
- the ybgF gene encoding tol-pal system protein YbgF — translation MTLNPSFSLRAVVLATGVLLSTGVHAALFEDTDARRAILDLRERVERQGEEIQNFQRSLLEQQNQFEALREETARLRGEKEELTQELRRQQELSQGVDDRLKKFEPTKVKVDGVEFVADPAETKAYEDALAIFRKGEFGAASTAFNDFIKRNPKSGYVVPSLFWVGNAQYANRDYNNAIKNFNTLLSKAPNHMRSADAMLSVANCQLELKDIKAARKTLGDVVKTYPHTEAASAASERLAKLK, via the coding sequence ATGACATTGAACCCTTCTTTTTCTCTCCGCGCTGTGGTCTTGGCCACAGGTGTGTTGTTGAGCACTGGCGTGCATGCCGCGTTGTTTGAAGATACCGATGCACGTCGTGCGATTCTCGATTTGCGCGAACGCGTGGAACGCCAAGGCGAAGAGATTCAAAACTTCCAGCGCAGCTTGCTTGAACAGCAAAACCAGTTTGAAGCCTTACGCGAAGAAACAGCACGTTTGCGCGGCGAAAAAGAAGAGTTGACGCAAGAGCTGCGCCGCCAGCAAGAGTTGTCTCAAGGCGTGGACGACCGCTTGAAAAAGTTTGAACCCACCAAAGTCAAGGTCGATGGCGTGGAGTTTGTGGCTGATCCCGCAGAAACCAAAGCCTACGAAGACGCCTTGGCCATCTTCCGCAAAGGCGAGTTTGGCGCCGCCAGCACTGCGTTCAACGACTTCATCAAACGCAATCCCAAGAGTGGCTACGTGGTGCCTTCGTTGTTTTGGGTGGGCAATGCCCAGTACGCCAACCGCGACTACAACAACGCCATCAAAAACTTCAACACCTTGTTGAGCAAAGCCCCGAACCACATGCGTTCTGCAGACGCCATGTTGTCAGTGGCCAATTGTCAGTTGGAGTTGAAAGACATCAAGGCCGCCCGCAAAACCTTGGGCGATGTGGTGAAGACCTATCCACACACCGAGGCTGCCTCTGCGGCCTCTGAGCGTCTGGCGAAGCTCAAGTGA
- the rsfS gene encoding ribosome silencing factor, translated as MTETSAKKDVQKLQRTVVDALEDVKAQDLVVFDTEHLSSLFERVIVASGTSNRQTKALAASVRDKVREGGFGKPRIEGEDNGEWIIVDCGPVVVHVMQPTIRSYYNLEEIWGEKPVRLKFGAPKPVKAAEPEEAPAKKSAGKKPAAKKTAAGDKKPAARGAARSSSTRGGADERTGSAKPATRSTSTRGPVKAAPAKTTAAKTASAKSAPAKTTAAKKSAAPAKLPVKTVGLKGAKSTAKAAARSASTTAGKPVGKRPPAAKKTTARNA; from the coding sequence ATGACCGAAACCTCCGCCAAAAAAGATGTCCAAAAACTGCAACGCACCGTCGTGGATGCGCTGGAGGACGTCAAAGCCCAAGACCTCGTGGTGTTTGACACCGAGCACTTGTCCTCGCTGTTTGAGCGCGTCATCGTGGCGTCGGGTACATCCAACCGTCAAACCAAAGCCTTGGCCGCCAGCGTGCGCGACAAAGTGCGCGAAGGTGGTTTTGGCAAGCCTCGCATCGAAGGCGAAGACAACGGCGAGTGGATCATCGTGGATTGCGGCCCTGTGGTCGTGCACGTCATGCAGCCCACCATCCGCAGCTACTACAACCTCGAAGAAATTTGGGGCGAGAAGCCTGTGCGTCTGAAGTTTGGTGCGCCCAAACCTGTCAAAGCGGCTGAACCTGAAGAAGCCCCTGCTAAGAAGTCGGCTGGCAAAAAGCCCGCGGCTAAGAAAACTGCGGCCGGTGACAAAAAGCCTGCCGCACGCGGTGCAGCTCGTAGTTCATCCACACGCGGTGGTGCCGATGAGCGCACGGGCTCAGCCAAGCCTGCAACACGCAGCACCTCCACACGCGGCCCAGTCAAAGCAGCGCCCGCTAAAACGACGGCTGCTAAAACAGCGTCTGCTAAGAGCGCACCGGCCAAAACGACAGCCGCCAAAAAGTCAGCAGCGCCAGCCAAGTTGCCTGTGAAGACGGTGGGCCTCAAGGGTGCCAAGTCAACCGCCAAAGCCGCAGCGCGCAGCGCTTCGACCACGGCTGGTAAGCCAGTGGGCAAGCGTCCTCCAGCTGCTAAAAAGACCACTGCCCGCAACGCATGA
- a CDS encoding YeeE/YedE family protein yields the protein MTEIATLTKEVLWAFFLGGLLLGAISQRTHFCTMGAISDVVHMGDWTRARQWLCAIGVAMIGFAALADFGLIDPSKTLYASSRLMWLSTLVGGLMFGYGMVIASGCGNKTLVRMGGGNLKSLVVFVVMGVSAFATLKGITAVLRVSTVDAVFVDMPAGANLNMLGVPGLAYLLGLALLVGVLRHKDFWCGDSLVAGFGVGGTVMAMWWVSGHLGFVPEHPETLDAVYVATSSGRIEALSFVAPVAATLDWLMFYSDASKVLTTGVAAVAGVVVGSAASALQSKTFRWEGFANPRDLGQHLLGSVLMGVGGVTALGCTIGQGLSGLSTLSLNSVVALAAIVLGAVVSLRQQAARLERTACV from the coding sequence GTGACCGAGATCGCCACGCTCACCAAAGAGGTCCTATGGGCCTTTTTTTTAGGGGGCTTGCTTTTGGGCGCCATCAGCCAACGCACGCACTTTTGCACCATGGGCGCCATTTCGGATGTGGTCCACATGGGTGACTGGACGCGCGCACGCCAATGGCTGTGCGCGATTGGCGTGGCGATGATCGGCTTTGCCGCTCTGGCCGACTTTGGCCTGATCGACCCTAGCAAAACCTTGTACGCCAGCTCACGCCTGATGTGGTTGTCCACGCTGGTGGGCGGTTTGATGTTTGGCTACGGCATGGTCATCGCCTCAGGCTGCGGCAACAAAACCTTGGTGCGCATGGGCGGTGGCAACCTCAAGTCGTTGGTTGTGTTTGTGGTGATGGGCGTCAGTGCCTTTGCCACCCTCAAAGGCATCACGGCGGTCTTGCGCGTAAGCACGGTAGACGCCGTGTTTGTCGATATGCCTGCGGGTGCCAATCTGAATATGCTGGGCGTGCCCGGCTTGGCTTACCTCCTTGGCCTAGCCTTGTTGGTTGGGGTGTTGCGTCACAAAGATTTTTGGTGCGGCGACAGTCTTGTTGCAGGCTTTGGCGTGGGCGGCACCGTGATGGCCATGTGGTGGGTGAGCGGTCATTTGGGCTTTGTGCCTGAACATCCAGAAACGTTGGATGCCGTGTATGTCGCCACCAGCTCGGGCCGCATAGAAGCCTTGAGCTTTGTCGCCCCCGTGGCGGCCACCTTGGATTGGCTCATGTTTTACAGCGACGCCTCTAAAGTGCTGACCACCGGCGTGGCCGCCGTGGCGGGTGTGGTTGTCGGCTCTGCGGCCTCGGCTTTGCAAAGCAAAACGTTTCGCTGGGAAGGCTTTGCCAACCCGCGCGATTTGGGCCAACACCTGCTGGGTAGCGTGTTGATGGGCGTCGGTGGCGTGACCGCCCTGGGCTGCACCATTGGGCAAGGCTTGAGTGGTCTTTCGACCTTGAGCTTGAACTCGGTGGTGGCCTTGGCCGCCATCGTGTTGGGTGCCGTGGTGTCTTTGCGCCAGCAAGCCGCGCGTTTGGAGCGCAC
- the tolB gene encoding Tol-Pal system beta propeller repeat protein TolB produces the protein MTRHLFRFALGLLTAGLLALPTWAQFRVEVSGVGLTQVPIAFAPLRGEEASPQKISAIVQADLERSGQFRGVSAGVVTDETQRPDISAMRQKGADALLTGSISRMADGRFDVRVRLWDTVRGQDLGAMSYTVVTGDLRLASHRIADFVYEKLTGDKGVFSTRIAYVTKSGTRFNLWVADSDGENAQSALASPEPIISPSWSPSGGQLAYVSFESRKPVVYVHDVSTGKRRVVANFRGSNSAPSWSPDGRNLAVTLSRDGGSQLFVIDAQGGEPRRLTQSAGIDTEPVFSPDGTAIYFVSDRGGAPQIYRMPASGGPANRVTFNGTYNISPAISPDGRWLTYISRIGGAFKLHVMDIASGNVAAITDTNRDERPSFAPNSRLIVYATHQDGREALMTTTLDGRIKARLSGQGGDLREPNWGPFSKVLP, from the coding sequence ATGACACGTCACCTTTTTCGCTTCGCACTTGGGCTTTTGACCGCCGGCTTGTTGGCCTTGCCAACGTGGGCGCAGTTCCGTGTGGAAGTGTCGGGCGTGGGCTTGACCCAAGTGCCGATTGCCTTTGCCCCTTTGCGTGGTGAAGAAGCATCGCCCCAAAAGATTTCGGCCATCGTGCAGGCCGACCTTGAGCGCAGCGGCCAGTTCCGCGGCGTCAGCGCTGGCGTGGTGACCGACGAAACCCAACGCCCCGACATCAGCGCCATGCGCCAAAAGGGCGCAGACGCGCTGTTGACAGGCAGCATCAGCCGCATGGCCGATGGTCGCTTTGACGTGCGTGTGCGTTTGTGGGACACCGTGCGCGGCCAAGACCTAGGCGCCATGAGCTACACCGTGGTGACCGGCGATTTGCGCTTGGCCTCCCACCGTATTGCTGACTTTGTGTACGAAAAACTCACCGGCGACAAGGGCGTGTTTTCCACCCGCATCGCTTACGTGACCAAATCAGGCACGCGTTTCAACCTCTGGGTGGCTGACTCGGACGGCGAAAACGCCCAATCGGCCTTGGCCAGCCCCGAACCCATCATTTCGCCCAGCTGGTCACCTTCGGGTGGTCAATTGGCCTATGTGTCGTTTGAATCCCGCAAGCCCGTGGTGTATGTGCACGACGTCTCGACCGGCAAGCGCCGCGTGGTGGCCAACTTCCGTGGCTCCAACAGCGCGCCCAGCTGGTCGCCTGATGGCCGCAATTTGGCTGTGACCTTGAGCCGCGATGGCGGCTCGCAGTTGTTTGTGATTGATGCCCAGGGCGGCGAACCCCGCCGTCTGACGCAATCGGCTGGCATTGACACCGAGCCCGTGTTCTCGCCCGATGGCACGGCCATCTATTTTGTGAGCGACCGTGGCGGTGCGCCCCAGATTTACCGCATGCCCGCGTCTGGTGGCCCAGCCAACCGCGTGACGTTCAACGGCACCTACAACATTTCACCTGCCATCAGCCCTGATGGCCGTTGGCTCACCTACATCTCGCGCATCGGCGGCGCCTTCAAGCTGCATGTGATGGACATTGCCAGCGGCAACGTGGCCGCCATCACCGACACCAACCGTGACGAACGTCCCAGTTTCGCGCCCAACAGCCGCTTGATTGTGTATGCGACCCACCAAGATGGCCGCGAAGCTTTGATGACCACCACCTTAGATGGCCGCATCAAAGCCCGTTTGTCTGGCCAAGGTGGCGATTTGCGTGAGCCCAATTGGGGCCCGTTCAGCAAGGTCTTGCCTTAA
- the pal gene encoding peptidoglycan-associated lipoprotein Pal has product MKKLLLLVSIAAVLSGCASGVKLDDVQVDDRSGGTSGQSGVNGLSSRGLGAMQGIKQGPVGVEHIIYFDLDSYSVKAEYQNVLDAHARYLRADRNRRVNIEGHTDERGGSEYNLALGQKRSDAVRRSLSVLGVPESQMESVSFGKEKPVAQGSDESAYSQNRRAALNYQ; this is encoded by the coding sequence ATGAAAAAACTTCTGTTACTCGTCTCCATCGCGGCTGTGTTGTCGGGCTGCGCCTCTGGCGTTAAGTTGGACGACGTGCAAGTGGACGACCGCTCGGGCGGTACGTCTGGTCAAAGCGGTGTCAATGGCTTGAGTTCGCGTGGCTTGGGTGCCATGCAAGGCATCAAGCAAGGCCCTGTGGGCGTTGAGCACATCATTTACTTTGACCTCGACAGCTACAGCGTCAAGGCCGAATACCAAAACGTGCTGGATGCACATGCGCGCTACCTGCGTGCCGATCGCAACCGCCGCGTGAACATCGAAGGCCACACCGACGAGCGTGGTGGCAGCGAGTACAACTTGGCTTTGGGCCAAAAGCGTTCAGACGCCGTGCGTCGCTCTTTGTCGGTTTTGGGTGTGCCTGAAAGCCAAATGGAGTCGGTGAGCTTTGGCAAAGAAAAGCCAGTGGCCCAAGGCTCTGACGAGTCTGCCTATTCACAAAACCGCCGTGCAGCGCTGAACTACCAATGA
- the msbA gene encoding lipid A export permease/ATP-binding protein MsbA — MTTTAPSTPSDSLYQRLKRVAPWFAGHPGALVLGIVGIFVGAATEPAIPAMMKPLLDSGFDRGTLELWKIPLVLLLLFGVRGFAGFIAAYCLARVTNYSMEKLRQRLFEKLLRADSQLFATQHTSGLTNTMVYEVNNGASLLVTTMLAFAKDLVTLLALLGYLLVLNWKLTLIVFAIFPPIAWVVKNLSRRLDNVTRASQDATDELAYVVEENVLAYRMVRLHNAQGSQTHKFGSSNQKLRQLALKAVVANSVMTPLIQMFAALALSAVIMVALYQSTGDGATQGVTVGSFAAFITGMLMLISPIKHLSEVAGTLTRGVTSLERGLNLLELAPDETQGTHTSDHAQGEICFDHVTLQYPSATAPALNSVSLTIHPGQTVALVGPSGSGKTTLANLLPRFLDPTTGQVRLDGVPLKDWSLASLRRQVAYVSQDVVMFNDTVAQNIALGETVDTARVWSALEAANLGDFVRSLPSQENTLVGHNATQLSGGQRQRLAIARAIYKDAPILILDEATSALDTTSEQAVKDALNVLMQGRTSLVIAHRLSTIEHADLIVVMQAGSIVETGTHSQLMAQGGAYAALYHVAAQSTDNHFSDSQSI; from the coding sequence ATGACCACCACCGCCCCATCGACCCCGTCTGACTCCTTGTACCAAAGGCTCAAACGCGTGGCCCCGTGGTTTGCAGGTCATCCTGGCGCGCTGGTGTTGGGCATTGTGGGCATTTTTGTAGGCGCCGCCACCGAGCCCGCCATTCCCGCCATGATGAAACCCCTGCTGGACAGCGGTTTTGACCGTGGCACCTTAGAGCTGTGGAAGATTCCCCTCGTTTTGCTGTTGTTGTTTGGTGTGCGCGGCTTTGCGGGTTTTATTGCGGCCTATTGCCTGGCCCGTGTGACCAACTATTCGATGGAAAAGTTGCGCCAACGCCTGTTTGAGAAGCTGTTGCGCGCTGATTCCCAGCTGTTTGCCACCCAGCACACCAGCGGCTTGACCAACACCATGGTCTATGAAGTGAACAACGGCGCTTCGCTGCTGGTGACCACCATGCTGGCATTTGCCAAAGATTTGGTCACCCTGCTCGCCTTGCTCGGCTACTTGTTGGTCCTCAATTGGAAACTCACCCTGATTGTGTTTGCCATCTTCCCGCCCATCGCTTGGGTGGTGAAAAACCTGTCGCGCCGCCTCGACAACGTGACCCGCGCCAGCCAAGACGCCACCGACGAGCTGGCCTATGTGGTGGAAGAAAACGTGCTGGCCTACCGCATGGTGCGCTTGCACAACGCACAAGGCAGCCAAACCCACAAGTTCGGCAGCTCCAACCAAAAACTGCGCCAGCTGGCTCTGAAAGCCGTTGTCGCCAACTCGGTGATGACCCCGCTCATCCAAATGTTTGCGGCCTTGGCGCTGTCCGCCGTCATCATGGTGGCGCTGTACCAAAGCACGGGCGATGGCGCAACCCAAGGCGTGACCGTGGGCAGCTTTGCTGCCTTCATCACCGGCATGTTGATGCTGATTTCGCCCATCAAACACCTGTCTGAAGTGGCGGGCACGCTCACACGTGGCGTCACCTCTCTGGAGCGCGGCTTGAACCTGCTCGAGCTCGCCCCGGACGAAACCCAAGGCACACACACCAGCGACCACGCCCAAGGCGAAATTTGCTTTGACCACGTCACGCTGCAATACCCGTCTGCCACCGCACCTGCCCTCAACAGCGTGAGCCTGACCATCCACCCCGGCCAAACTGTGGCCTTGGTCGGTCCATCCGGCTCTGGCAAAACCACCTTGGCCAACCTGTTGCCGCGCTTCCTTGACCCCACCACGGGCCAAGTGCGCTTAGACGGCGTACCGCTCAAAGACTGGTCGCTGGCCAGCTTGCGCCGCCAAGTGGCCTATGTGAGCCAAGACGTGGTCATGTTCAACGACACCGTGGCCCAAAACATCGCCTTGGGCGAAACCGTGGACACAGCCCGTGTGTGGAGCGCCCTAGAAGCCGCCAACCTCGGTGACTTTGTGCGCAGCCTGCCGAGCCAAGAAAACACGCTGGTCGGCCACAACGCCACCCAGCTCTCAGGCGGCCAACGCCAGCGCTTGGCCATTGCCCGCGCCATCTACAAAGACGCGCCCATCCTGATCTTGGACGAAGCCACGTCGGCCTTGGACACCACCTCTGAGCAAGCCGTCAAAGATGCGCTGAATGTGCTCATGCAAGGCCGCACGTCTCTGGTCATCGCCCACCGCCTGTCCACCATTGAGCATGCCGACCTGATCGTGGTCATGCAAGCCGGCAGCATTGTGGAGACCGGCACGCACAGCCAACTCATGGCCCAAGGCGGCGCGTATGCAGCGCTGTACCACGTGGCTGCGCAAAGCACCGACAACCATTTCTCTGACTCACAAAGCATCTGA
- the rlmH gene encoding 23S rRNA (pseudouridine(1915)-N(3))-methyltransferase RlmH gives MRLWVVAVGQRVPDWAQTAWDDYAKRFPSELKVELKAVKTEPRSSKTLDTIYAAERERIEAAIPRGCRIVALDERGTNLTTVALAAKLKHWQLEADDVALVIGGPDGLCPEFKKQAHERIRISDLTLPHAMVRVLLVEQLYRAWSINANHPYHRE, from the coding sequence ATGAGGCTGTGGGTCGTCGCAGTCGGCCAACGTGTGCCCGACTGGGCACAAACCGCTTGGGACGATTACGCCAAGCGGTTTCCGTCTGAGCTGAAGGTCGAGCTCAAGGCCGTCAAAACCGAGCCGCGCAGCTCTAAAACCCTAGACACAATCTACGCTGCCGAGCGTGAGCGCATCGAGGCCGCCATTCCGCGCGGCTGTCGCATCGTGGCTTTGGACGAACGCGGCACCAACCTCACCACCGTGGCTTTGGCCGCCAAGCTCAAGCATTGGCAGCTCGAAGCGGACGATGTGGCCTTGGTCATTGGCGGGCCCGATGGCCTGTGCCCCGAGTTCAAAAAGCAAGCGCACGAGCGCATCCGTATTTCAGACCTGACCCTGCCGCACGCCATGGTGCGTGTGTTGTTGGTGGAGCAGCTCTACCGCGCGTGGTCTATCAACGCCAATCACCCTTATCACCGCGAGTGA
- a CDS encoding Maf family protein — MSDSKFVYLASQSPRRRQLLEQLGVRYELLLADESEDAEALEAVLPNEAPRAYVQRVTLLKLEAALARMKHRGLPAAPVLCSDTTVALGKTILGKPDDAKHAAQILGALSGQTHRVLTSVAMGTLSKSGKPLKTEQALSVSNVRFAPLTRTQIQSYVASGEPMGKAGAYAVQGRAAAYIEHISGSYSGIMGLPMFETAQLLRAFGFKV; from the coding sequence ATGTCCGACTCCAAATTCGTTTACCTCGCCTCACAAAGCCCACGCCGCCGCCAACTGCTAGAGCAGCTGGGCGTGCGCTATGAGTTGCTGCTGGCTGACGAGAGTGAAGACGCCGAAGCGCTAGAGGCAGTGCTGCCCAATGAAGCCCCACGCGCCTATGTGCAGCGCGTGACCTTGCTCAAGCTAGAAGCCGCCTTGGCTCGCATGAAGCACCGTGGCTTGCCTGCTGCGCCCGTGCTGTGCAGCGACACCACCGTGGCTTTGGGAAAAACCATTTTGGGCAAACCCGATGACGCCAAACATGCCGCACAAATCCTCGGCGCTTTGAGCGGCCAAACCCACCGTGTGTTGACTTCGGTTGCCATGGGTACGTTGTCTAAATCAGGCAAACCGCTCAAAACCGAACAAGCGCTCAGTGTGTCCAACGTGCGTTTCGCGCCTTTGACGCGCACACAAATTCAAAGCTACGTCGCCAGCGGCGAGCCCATGGGCAAAGCCGGTGCGTATGCGGTGCAGGGCAGGGCAGCGGCTTACATCGAGCACATCAGCGGCAGCTACTCTGGCATCATGGGCCTGCCGATGTTTGAAACCGCGCAGCTGTTGCGCGCGTTTGGATTCAAGGTTTAA